DNA sequence from the Burkholderiales bacterium genome:
TCCATCCCCGGCCGGTAGTCCAGGTCGAGAAGCCTGCCGCGAAACAGCATATAAACCTGGTTGATATGCGGCAGGTTGTAGAGCGCGAACAGCGTGCGGATTTCCACGCGCGCGTGCGCTTCTTCCAGCGTTTCCCGAGCCGCGCCTTGCGTCACGGTTTCATGATTTTCAAGGAAACCGGCGGGCAGCGTCCACAAGCCGTGGCGCGGTTCGATGGCGCGCCGGCACATGAGAATCCGGTCCTTCCATTCGGGAATGCAGCCCACCACTATTTTCGGATTCTGGTAGTGGATGGTGGCGCAGGCATCACAGACATAACGCGGCAAGGTGTCGCCGGGAGGAATGAGCGAGTGCACGGGTGCCCCGCAGTTGCTGCAGTATTTCATGTTTATTCCAGATTGGACTTATTATACAGCAAGCTGCCGCGCTCCTCGCATGGAAAACCGATGCGGCGGATTTCTCCCGCGCTCAAGCTGCCGTGTTGCACGCGTTGCAGATAATCGCCTGATGCGCAAGCAGGATTTCCTTGTCGGTTGCGGCCTGCGGCACCTGCAGGTCCGGCGGGCAAGGGCAAAACGAAGTGGTCGGTGTAGAAAGTCTTCATGGGCGCCCGGGCCTTACCCTGATAAAGGTAATAACCACGGCCAAGGCGAACAGCAGGTACGCCGCGACGAAAACCCATTCGGGAAAATCGTAGTAAAGGAGCCGGCCTGCCCAGCGTTGAATGAAACTGGATTCGCCGGCGCCGCCGCGCAAGGTGTCTTCCCAAGCCGTCAAGGGACAGACCCAACCCGCGACCGATTCTCCCGCCACAAAGAGGATTGCGGCAAGGTGCGCGCTGCGAAACCAGAAGTTGCGCACCCAGCGCCAGCTCCGCGCCGCGCCCAGCCATATCAGAAACAGCCCGCAGATTACGAACAGCACGAAACAGAAATGAACTACAAGAATAAGGTCGGCGAGCCCGGTCACGGGTTTGTTACTTGGTAATCATCGGACGCCGCGGATCGGCGCACCACTCGCTCCACGAGCCCGGATAGAGCTTCGAACCGTGAAGGCCCGCGATTTCCATCGCCAGCACATTTTGGCACGCGGTCACGCCCGAGCCGCAGGTGTGCACCACGTTTTGCGGCGCAGTTTTGTCAAGCAATTCCAAAAATGCCTGTCTCAACGCTTCGGGAGATTTGAAGCAGCCTTTATCGAGGTTGTTCTGGAAAAAATGATTGAGCGCGCCTGGAATATGTCCCGCCGCCGGGTCGAGCGGCTCAACGATGCCGTTGTAGCGCTCGGGACTCCTCGCGTCAACCAGAAGCATGTCGCCTTGCTTCAGATGCGTTTCGACAAAGCGTACGTCAACCCAATTGTTTTGCGGCTTGGGATCGAGCATGACCGGCTTTATGCGCGGCACTTCACTGCTTGCGGGGCGCTTTTCTGCGAGCCACTTCGGGAATCCGCCGTCGAGCACCGCGACCCGGGAATGTCCTTGCCAGCGCAGCATCCACCACAACCGCGCGGCGAACGCGCCGCCCGCGCTGTCGTAGGCCACGACTTGTTTTTCGCGGTCAATGCCGAGCTTGCCGAGTGTCTTGCAGAATTTTTCGGGCGAAGGCAGGGGATGCCTGCCATTGCTTCCGGTGGACGGCACCGAAAGGTCGGCATCCAGATTCACGAACCGCGCCGAAGGAATGTGCGCGGCAACGTAAGCGCGGCGCCCCGCGCCGGGGTCGGCAAGGTCGTGGCGGCAATCGCAAATCACCCAGCGCGGATCATCGAGATGCTTTACGAGCAGGCTGGTCGAGACAAGTGTGGTATGGGCCATAGCATTCAAGTGGCTTTAAGCCAGTCCTGCGCCGCGCGGTCGTCCTCAAACACTTGGATATCGGCATCCACGAACAGACGTGAGAACCAGGCGCTCCATGTCAGCCACTGATTGTCGGTGATGACCGCGATTTTTCCGAAATCATGCTCGTGGCTGTGGGTGAAGCGGATATCCTCCCACGCCACGTCGAGCGTGTAGCGCACCATGTCGCGCAGATCAATCAGCAAGTTGACTTTTTTGCCGGAACGCAGTTTTTCCAGCACGCGCTCTTCGAATTCCCGGTAGTCGGCAAGGGTGAATTCGCCCAGAACGTTGGCGATGACCAGGTGGCCTGCATGTTGGATTGAGATCATCGCGGCCTCTCTTTCATATTAGGCAACAACGGCGGCTGCGGCAACGTTATTCGTCCGGCATGCCGCGCAGCGGCGCGGCCTTGATGCTGAGGATGCCGCCAGCCGCTAACGGGCAGCATTTCCCCCCACACTACCATGCCGAACAGCGAAG
Encoded proteins:
- a CDS encoding NUDIX hydrolase; translation: MKYCSNCGAPVHSLIPPGDTLPRYVCDACATIHYQNPKIVVGCIPEWKDRILMCRRAIEPRHGLWTLPAGFLENHETVTQGAARETLEEAHARVEIRTLFALYNLPHINQVYMLFRGRLLDLDYRPGMESLEVQLFDERSVPWDELAFRAIRETLKAYFKDCHNGAFSLHIGDILPPPSAETAQLETISQRI
- a CDS encoding DUF2784 domain-containing protein, which encodes MTGLADLILVVHFCFVLFVICGLFLIWLGAARSWRWVRNFWFRSAHLAAILFVAGESVAGWVCPLTAWEDTLRGGAGESSFIQRWAGRLLYYDFPEWVFVAAYLLFALAVVITFIRVRPGRP
- a CDS encoding sulfurtransferase; translation: MAHTTLVSTSLLVKHLDDPRWVICDCRHDLADPGAGRRAYVAAHIPSARFVNLDADLSVPSTGSNGRHPLPSPEKFCKTLGKLGIDREKQVVAYDSAGGAFAARLWWMLRWQGHSRVAVLDGGFPKWLAEKRPASSEVPRIKPVMLDPKPQNNWVDVRFVETHLKQGDMLLVDARSPERYNGIVEPLDPAAGHIPGALNHFFQNNLDKGCFKSPEALRQAFLELLDKTAPQNVVHTCGSGVTACQNVLAMEIAGLHGSKLYPGSWSEWCADPRRPMITK
- a CDS encoding STAS/SEC14 domain-containing protein codes for the protein MISIQHAGHLVIANVLGEFTLADYREFEERVLEKLRSGKKVNLLIDLRDMVRYTLDVAWEDIRFTHSHEHDFGKIAVITDNQWLTWSAWFSRLFVDADIQVFEDDRAAQDWLKAT